The following is a genomic window from Verrucosispora sp. WMMD573.
CGGCGGCTGTGCCGCCCTGCTCTACCGCAAGCGGCTGCGCCGCAATCTGGACGTCTGCCCCGAGTGCGGGCTGCACGCCCGACTCGCCGCACCCGAGCGGGTCAGCCAACTGGTCGACCCGGGATCGTTCCGGCCGCTGCCGGACCGGCCGGCCGAGGTGGACCCGATCGGCTTCGTCGACGTCCTGCCGTACCCGCACCGGCTCGCCGCCGCCCGCGCCGATACCGGCCTGCCGGAGGCGGTGCTCTGCGGCACCGCCACGATCGGCGGGTCGCGCTGTGCGCTCGCGGTGATGGACTTCCGATTTCTCGGCGGCAGCCTCGGCTGTGCCGTCGGCGAGCTGATCACCCGTACCGCCGAGCAGGCGTTGGAGTTGGCCGTGCCACTGGTCCTGGTCACCGCCTCCGGCGGCGCCCGGATGCAGGAGGGCGCGCTGTCGCTGATGCAGATGGCCACGGTCAGCCAGGCGATGGCCGCGCTGCGCGAGGTCGGGCTGCCCACCATCAGCGTGCTGACCGATCCCACCTACGGCGGAGTGGCGGCCTCCTTCGCCACCAGCGCCGACCTGGTACTCGCCGAGAGCGGCGCCCGGATGGGCTTCGCCGGCCCCCGGGTGATCCGCCAGGTGACCGGACGCAAGCTCCCGGAGGGCTTCCAGACCGCCGAGTTCCTGCTGCGACACGGCCAGGTCGACATGGTGGTGCCCCGGCACGCGCTGCGTGCCCGACTGGCCACCCTGCTCGCCGCCACCGGCCGCCGGGCCACGAACCGGCCCGGCGCAACCGCCCCGCCACCCGAGGTGGCCCGCCCGCTCCCGACGTCTCGGACGCCGGTTTGCGACGCCTGGGAGACGGTACGCCTGGCCCGGCACCCCGGCCGCCCCACCACCCTTGACTACCTGGAGACCACCTTCGACGGCTTCACCGAGCTGCACGGCGACCGGCTCGGCGGCGACTGCCCGGCGGTGGTCGGTGGGTTGGCGCGGCTCGACGGCCGGCACCTGATGGTGATCGGCCACCAGAAGGGACACACCACTGCCGAACTGGCCGCCCGCAACTTCGGCATGGCCACCCCGGCGGGCCATCGCAAGGCGTTGCGGCTGATGCGGCTGGCGGCCCGACTCGGACTACCCGTGGTGACCCTGGTCGACACTCCGGGGGCCGATCCGGGCGTCGAGGCGGAGGAGCACGGTCAGGCGGCGGCGATCGCGGAGAACATCCTGACCCTCAGCGCGCTGCCCACACCGGTGGTGACCCTGGTGACCGGCGAGGGGGGCAGCGGCGGCGCCCTCGCCCTGGCGGTGGCCGACCGGGTCCTGATGCTTCAGCACGCGGTCTACTCGGTGATCAGCCCGGAGGGTTGCGCCGCGATCCTCTGGCCCGGTCGTACCGCCGCTCCGCAGGCGGCCCGGGCCCTGCGGTTGACCGCGCCGGATCTGTGCCGGCTCGGGATCGTCGACGAGGTCGTTCCCGAGCCGGACGGCTCCGCCGCCGACGACCCCGAGGCGACGGCGCGAACCGTCCGGCAGGCGCTGCTGGCGAACCTGCTGCCGCTGCTGGAGGTCCCGGCGGTGACTCTCGTCCAACGACGCCGACGGCGCTTCCGGCGCTTCGGCGCCGACCGTGCCGGTACCCGGGCGGGTGCCCGATGAGCGCGGTGCCCACGGCCGCCGCCGCCCCGGAACCCGCCCGGCTTCCGACGGCCGACGCCGCCCTGGCCGAACTGCGCCGACACGCCCAGCAGGTCATCGTCGAACTGGCCGACCCGGTGCGCCGGCTGCGGCTGCGCCTCGGCGACGCCGAGCTGGAGGTGGAGTGGGATCGGCCGGTCGGCTCGGGAGTACCGGCCGGCCCCACCGATTCCGGCATGGCCGCACCCGCGGTCCGCCCTCGTACGGCACCAGCGCCTCCGCTCACGACGGCGGTCGAACCGTCCGCGGCCCCGTCGGCGGCGATCCCCGCGACCCGCATGAGCGTCCACTCGCCGATGGTCGGCACCTTCTACCGGTCGCCGCAGCCGGGTGCGGCCCCCTTCGTGGCCGTCGGCGACCTGGTCCGGCCCGGGCAGGTCGTCGGCATCGTCGAGGCGATGAAGCTGATGAACGAGATCGTCGCGGATCGGCCCGGCCGGGTCGCCGAGGTCCTGGTGGCCGACGGACAGCCGGTGGAGTACGACCAGCCACTGGTCGCCCTGGATCCGGCGTGAGGGTGGTGCGTCGATGTTCTCCAAGGTGCTGATCGCCAACCGGGGCGAGATCGCGTTACGCATCCTGCGCGCATGCAAGGAGCTGGGCATCCGTACCGCCGTGGTCTACTCCACCGCGGACGCCGACTCGGCGGCCGTGCGGCTGGCCGACGAGGCGGTCCGGATCGGCCCCTCGGCCAGCCGGCGCAGCTACCTCAACGCCGCGGCGGTGGTGGAGGCCGCCCGCAAGGTCGGTGCCCAGGCGGTACACCCGGGATACGGTTTTCTCTCCGAGGACGCCGACTTCGCGGAGATCTGCGCGGACAACGGGCTGACCTTCGTCGGCCCGCCGCCACACGTGATGTCCGTGCTGGCCGACAAGTCCTCCGCCCGGGCGCTGATGAGCCGGGCCGGGCTACCGCTGGCGCCGGGTGCCGTGCAGCCGGTGCCGACGGCCGCCGAGGCCGCGGCCATCGCCGCCGAGGTGGGTTATCCGGTCATCATCAAGGCCGCCGCCGGGGGAGGGGGCCGCGGGATGGCCGTGGTCCGCACCCCGGCGGACCTGCCCCGGGCGTACGCGCGTACCCGGGCCGCCGCCCAGGCCGCCTTCGGCGACGACCGGGTGTACGTCGAGCGCTACCTGACCGATGCCCGGCACGTCGAGGTCCAGCTGCTCTGCGACTCGCACGGCAACGGCGTGCACCTGGGCACCCGGGACTGCTCGGTGCAGCGCCGCCATCAGAAGCTGGTCGAGGAGGCGCCCGCTCCGGCGCTGTCCCCGGCGACGCTGGACGCCATCGCCAGCACCGCCCTGCGCGGCGCGCTCGACGTCGGGTTCACCGGCGCCGGGACGGTGGAGTTCCTGGTCGACACCGAGGAGCGGTTCCACTTTCTGGAGATCAACTGTCGCATCCAGGTGGAGCACCCGGTGACCGAGATGATCACCGGGATCGATCTGGTGCACGAGCAGTTCCACGTCGCGGCCGGCAGCCCCTTGCGGTGGCGTCAGGAGGATGTCCGGTTCACCGGGGTGGGCATCGAGTGCCGGGTCAACGTGGAGGATCCGGACCGGGACTTCGCGCCCACGCCCGGGCGGCTGGACCGGTTCGTGCCACCCGGCGGCCCGTTCACCCGGGTCGACACCCACGGCCACCCCGGTTACCTGGTGGGTCCGCACTACGACTCGCTGCTGGCGAAGGTCGCGGTCTGGGCCCCGGACCGGGACCTGGCGTTGAACCGGCTGGATCGGGCGCTCGGCGAGTTCGAGATCTCCGGACCGGGGATGCGGACCACCATCCCGTTCGTCCGGCGGGTGCTCGACGACGCCGAGTTCCGCAAGGGGCGTCACTCCACCGGGCTGGTGGACCGCCTGATCGCCGCACCGACATCCGCACACCCGAGGAGGAAACGATGACCGTCACCGACGGCGGTTCGCTGACCACCGAGATAACCGACATCCTGGTGACCAACTGCGGACTCGACCCGGATGCCGCCGCCCGCGCGCCGGCCGCCTCCCTGGAGGAGCTGGGCATGGACTCGCTCGCCCTGCTCGAACTCTCGGCCGTGGTCGCCGACCGGTGGCAGGTGAGCATCCCGGAGCAGGCCGCGCAGTTGAGCATTCCGGCCGTGGCCGACCTGGTCGCCCGGCGGGCCGACCCGCCCGGGCACACCGAGAACAGCATCGTCATCGCCGCGCCGCTGGAGCTGGTCTGGTCGGTGACGAACGACGTGGCCGGCTGGCCGGACCTGTTCACCGAGTACGCGCGGGCGGAGATCCTCGACCGGGACGGCGAGACGGTCCGGTTCCGGCTCACCATGCATCCCGACGAGAACGGCGTGGCCTGGAGCTGGGTCAGCGAACGCACCGCGGACCCGGCCACCCGCCAGGTGCAGGCCCGCCGGGTGGAGACCGGGCCGTTCGAGTACATGCGGATCCGCTGGACCTACACCGAGGAACCCGACGGTGTCCGGATGACCTGGGTGCAGGACTTCGCCATGAAGCCGACCGCGCCGGTGGACAACGCCGGCATGACCGAACGGATCAACACCAACAGCGCGGTGCAGCTGACCGTGATCAAGGAGCGCGTCGAGCGGCTCGCCCGGCACCGGACGACCACCCTGACGGGCACCGCGTCGGCGACCGGGTCGACCGCTCCGAGCGCGACAGGAGCCGACGATGAGTGACCTCGCCCTGGTGGCCGCCCGAGACGTGCCCGCCGATCGCCGTCGCGGTGGCGAGCTGCGCGTCCTGCTCGGTCCGCGTACCGTCGGCAGCACCTCGGGTTTCATGGGCGTGGCCACCATGGCGCCGGGGGAGCGGATCGCCGAGCACTACCACCCCTACAGCGAGGAGTTCCTCTACGTCGCCCGTGGCGCCATCACCGTCGACCTGGACGACGAGCCGGTGCCGCTGGCGGCCGGCGAGGCGTTGTTCGTGGCCCGCAACGTGCGGCACCGGCTGCGCAACACCGGCCACCTCCCCGCCGAGGTGGTCTTCCACCTCGGACCGCTGGCTCCGCGTCCGGAGCTCGGCCACGTCGACACCGAACTGGTCGAACAGCGGGACCGGTCGTGACCAGCCGGCGCACCGTGGTCACCGGCGTCGGGGTGGTGGCCCCCGGCGGGGTGACCCGGGACCGGTTCTGGAAGAGCATCACCGAGGGCCGTACGGCGACCCGGCGGATCAGCTTCTTCGACCCGTCGCCGTTCCGGTCGCAGATCGCCGCGGAGTGCGACTTCGACCCGGACGCCGCCGGGCTGACCCCCGCCCAGCGGCAGCGCGCCGACCGGTACGTGCAGTTTGCGCTGGCCTGTGCCGCCGAGGCGGTGGCCGACAGCGGGTTGGACCTCACCGATGCCGAACGCGACCGGACAGCTGTGGTGCTCGGCACCGCGGTCGGCGGCACCATGGCGCTGGAGCAGGAGTACGTGACGGTCAGCGACAGCGGCCGACGCTGGTTGGTCGACGCGGCGCTCGGTGGCCCGTACCTCTACCCGGCGCTGATGCCCAGCAGCCTGGCCGCCGACGTGGCCTGCCGCCACGGCCTGCACGGTCCGGCGCAGGTGATCTCCACTGGCTGCACCTCCGGCATCGACGCCATCGGGTACGCCCACCAACTCGTGGTCGACGGCGAGGCCGACATCGTGCTCGCCGGGGCCGCCGACTCGCCCATCTCCCCGGTGACCGTCGCCTCGTTCGACGCGATCAAGGCCACCAGCCCGGACAACGACGACCCGGCGCACGCCTCCCGTCCCTTCGACGCCGACCGGCACGGCTTCGTGCTGGCCGAGGGGGCGGCGGTGCTGGTGCTGGAGGAGGCCGGGCACGCCGCGCGGCGCGGCGCGCACGTCTACTGCGAGGTGGCCGGCTACGCCAGCCGGAGCAACGGCTTCCACATGACTGGGCTGCGCCCGGACGGCCTGGAGATGGGGCTGGCCATCACCGACGCGCTGCGGCAGGCCCGACTGATGCCCGAGGACGTCTCCTACATCAGCGCCCACGGCTCCGGCACCCGGCAGAACGACCGGCACGAGACGGCGGCGTTCAAACGGTCGCTCGGCGCGGCGGCCTACCGGGTACCGATCAGCTCGATCAAATCGATGGTCGGGCACTCACTGGGTGCCATCGGCGCCATCGAGATGGCCGCCTGCGCGCTGGCCATCGAGTTCGGGGTGGTGCCGCCCACCGCCAACTGGGCCACCCGGGACCCGGAATGCGACCTGGACTACGTGCCCAACGAGGCCCGGGAGGTGCCGGTGGACGTGGCGCTGTCGGTGGGCAGCGGCTTCGGCGGTTTCCAGTCGGCCATGCTGTTCCGCCGGTTGGCCCGGGACGTGACGCCGTGAGCACCCGTCGGGTCGAGACGGTCGTCGAGGTGACGGCGTGACCGGCGGGCGGGCCGTGATCACCGGCGTCGGGGTGGTCGCGCCCAGCGGCGTCGGCGCGGACGCGCACTGGCGCACGGTCCTGACCGGCCGCCGCCGTACCGGGCCGATCTCCCTCTTCGACGCCTCCGGGTACCCGACCCGCCTCGGCGGTGAGGTGGCGGACTTCGACCCGGCCCGGTACGCCGACAACCGCGCTCTGGTGCAGACCGACAGGTGGACGCACCTCGGGTTCGCCGCCACCGCGCTGGCGCTGGCCGACGCCGGCCTGCCGGAGCGGGCCGCCGACCCCTACGGCTGGGCGGTGACCCTGGCCAGCGCCTCCGGCGGCAACCTGTTCGGCCAGCGGGAGTTGCAACGCCTCTGGTCGTCACCGTCGCGCACGGTCGGCGCCTACCAGTCGATCGCCTGGTTCTACGCGGCCAGCGTCGGACAGCTCTCCATCCGGCATCAGGCGAAGGGGCCGTGCGGGGTGCTGGTGGCGGAGTCGGCCGGTGGCCTGGACAGCCTGGCGCACGCGGTGCGCACCGTGCGGCGCGGCGCCTCGGTGGTGCTCGCCGGGGCGACCGAGTGCCCGCTGAGCCCGTACGCGCTGGCCTGTCAGCTACGGTCCGGTCTGCTCAGCGAGGTGGCCGATCCGGAACACGCCTACCGGCCGTTCGACGCCACCGCCAGCGGCTACCTGCCCGCTGAGGGCGGCGCGGTGTTCGTGGTGGAGGCGTTGGACCACGCCCAGGCGAGGGGCGCGCGCAGCTACGGCGAGGTGACCGGTTGGGGCGCCACCCACGACGCGGCGCACACCACCTCGGACAGTGCCGGTGACCCGCACCAGTACGCCCGCGCGATGCGGCTGGCCCTGGGTCGGGCCGGTGTCGAGGCGGACGAGGTGGACGTGGTGGTCCCCGACGCGCTCGGGGTGCCCCGCTACGACCGGGCCGAGGCGAGCGCCCTGCGTGCCGTCTTCGGCGCCCGCACGCCGCCGGTCAGTACCCACAAGGAGCTGACCGGGCGGGCGCACCAGGGCGGGTCGGCGCTGGACGTGGCCACCGCACTGCTCGCCTTCGCGCACGACACACTGCCCGCCTCGGCCGGTCCGGAGGTGGTCGCCGAGGGCTGCGAGCTGGATTTCCTGCGGGCCCCCCGCCGCCCGCGTACCCGGTTGGCGCTGGTCTGCGCCCGGGGTTTCGACGGATTCAACAGTGCGCTGGTGTTGCGAGGTGCGCCACCGGCCGGAGAGGAGGGGTGATGACGCGAGCACGGGTGGTGTTCCTGGTCCGGGTGCCCGACGAGCGCACCGAGGACTTCCTGCGGGCCTACGAGGCGGTCCGGCACCTGGTCGCCGACGGCGTGCCGGGCCACCTGGTCGACCAGGTGTGCCGTTCGTCGACCGACCCGGAGCAGTGGTTGATCACCAGCGAGTGGACCAGCCTGGCCGACTTCGAGGCGTGGGAGCGCAGCCCGGAGCATCGCGAACTGGTCCGGCCGATGCGGGAGTGCTTCACCGACGCCCGGTCCCTGCGTTTCCACATCCACGCGCAGACCCCGGTGCCGGCCGGAACGCCGGGATGAGCAAAGGCGCACGCTCGGTGTCGGATTACTCACTGAAGGTCGACACACGGAATCGATCATCCTCGCCGGGTGGCCTGGCGACAATCCGGCCAGTTGCCCTTTCCCACATCCATTTGCATGAAGCAATGTTCACGGTGCCTGCCGTAGGGTTCCGGCAGTGCTCCGAGCAGGCGACCTGCGGCCGGTCCGCGCCGCGGCGACGTCGATGGTGAGGTGGGGATGTCATGACCGGACCGCTGTTCTCGCCGAGTGAGGCCGATCCGCGACCCCTCGCCGACCCGCCGACCCGCACCGATCAGCCGACCCGCAACGCTGAGCACCCCGTCGCCGAGCTGCCGATCCGCGCCGCACCACGGCTGCGAACGTGGCCGCCGGACCCTCAGCGCGACCCCAGGTCGACCTCGGCCAGATAGACGCAGCTGCGCCCCTCGTGTGACGAGTAGTAGCTGACGTACAGCCGCTCGTCGTGCCAGGCCAGGCCGGGATAGCTGGAGTCGCCGCCGGAGGGCAGCGTCACCAACTCCCGCAGCCGGCCCCGCGCCACGTCGACGGCGCAGATGGCGGTCCGCACCGCACCGTCGTGCAGGCGTACGCCGGCCACGAGGGTGCCGTCGGGCAGCCGGCACAGCGCCGGCCCGCCCACGCGTACCCCGAGGTCCGTCCAGGTCCACTCCCGATAGGGCGGACGGGCGCGGCCCAGCTGGGCGGTTGCCGTGCCGCCGTCGCGCCGCAGCAGGCAGGTGGCGGTGCCGTCGGGGTCGAAGACCAGCCCGGATTCGTTCGGGTACCCGCCGGAGAACAACGTCCGTACCACCGGTCGCAGGTCGAAGCCGTCCTCGCTGCGGTAGAGCCGGACGAACCGCGGTTCCCGGGTGGCGTAGCCGATGCCGTACATCGCGTCGCCGCACCAGGCGGCCTGCCAGACCCAGACGTCCGGTTCGCCGACCGGCCGTGGCTCGTCCCACCGCTGACCGTCGTCGCTGACCGCGGTGACGGTCCGGAACCGCTTCGGCGTGCCGGTCGCGGCGGCGGCGAGCAGCTGCAACCGTCCGTCGGGGCGCGGCACGAAGCGTGGGTCGCGCAGGTCGACCCCGGCCTGGGCGAGGACGGCGGCGGTCTGCCAGGACTGACCGTCCGAGGAGGTCAGCACCCGCAGGACGCCGTCGTCGGACAGGTGCGACCGGCCCTGGCGGAACGCGCAGAACCAGTTTCCCGCGTACCGGACCAGGTCGGTGAAGGCGCTGTGCGGGGCGGTGTCACCGATACGGCGTAACGCGCGCACCTCGGTGGTCGCCGGACGGATGATCACGTGCGTCGACGGTACGCGGCACGGGCGACGCCGGTGTGGCGATGGGACGAACAGCGGACGAACGCGACGGCCCGGCGGTGGTCTATCGCCGCCAACGTCGGCATCACCGCTGGTGCCTTCGTGGGCGGGCTCGCGCTGCCGAGCCACGGCGTGCACAGCACCGTTGCCCTGGTGCTGGCGCTCGGCGAGCGGCGTCTCGCCCACCCCGCCCGCACCGGGGCCGCGCCACCGGAACCGCCCCCACCGCCACACCGGCTCTGTTGCCCCGCGCTGCGCTGGCCCGCAACTTCGCTGATACTGCTGCCTCGACGACGCCTGGCGATTTAACTCGTGGGTCGGGGTGGTGCAGGTGGCGTCTGGTTCGTTCGGTGTGTTGGCGTGACGTGGAGCGGCCACCGCCTGATTATCGGGATCGACCAAGATCTTCGATGTGAGGCGGTGGCCGTGGCCGTCATTGTGGGTCATGCGGGCATGGGTGGGGAAGCGACGCGCGGTGACCATGACCGGTTGGTGGAGTTCCGTCAGGGTTGGTATCAGTGCCTGACGCGGTGGGCGGACACGTTGTTCGAGGTCACGGATGCGGTGTTGACCACGCCGGGTCCGGTGGCATCGCTGCCGTATCTGACGTTGGAGCCGGCGCTGCGCCGGGGGTGGGGCAGTGTGTACGCGTCCTTGTCGAAGGGGCGGGTGGATGTCACCGCGGTGCGTGACCTGCTGATCGGCGTTCTGCCGGGGTGGTGGCCGGTGTTCGCGGTGGACGTGACGGCGTGGCCGCGCCCGGAGGCGGGGTGTTCGCCGCGGCGGGGGATGTGTCGAGTGCCTGATCCGGGTGGCGATCGGCGGGGGCGGATGGTGCCGGGTTGGGCCTACCAGTGGGTCTGTCAGGTGTCCGCGACGCCGGATTCCTGGACCGCGCCGGTCGATGTCGTGCGGGTGGACCCTGAGGACAACGCCACCGAGGTGGCCTGCAACCAGATGAGCGGCCTGGTGCGGGGCTTGGCCCGTCACCGGCCGGGTGTGGTGCCGGTGTTCTGCCTGGACGCCGGTTACTGCCCGATCACCGCGACAGCTCGGGTGGCGTCCGACCCCCACGCTCCCGCCCGGATCATCGGTCGGATCCGCCGGAACCGGTCTTCTACGCCGACCCGCCCGCCAAGACCCCCGGCAGCCCCGGCCGACCCAAACAGCATGGCGATCGATTCGCCTGCGCTGACCCCACGACCTGGCCGGAGCCCACCCACGAGGTGCACACCGTCGATGACACCTACGGCCCGATCCACGTCCAAGCGTGGACCGGCCTGCACCCCAAGCCGGGTCCCCGACGGCGGTGGGCGGCGAAGAACACCAAGGGCCTGGCCGCCCCGATCATCCGCGGCACCGTCGTTCGGGTCAGCCTGACCCGAACGGTCGAGGCCGGCACCCACAAACCCTGTGGCTGTGGACCGCCGGCCCCGACCCGATCAACCTTGACCTGATCTGGCGGGCCTACCTACGCCGGTTCGCCATCGAACACACCAACCGGTTCATCAAACAGCACCTCGCCTGGACCACCCCAGCGGTGCGTCACCCCAGCCAAGCAGACCTGTGGACCTGGATCGTCGCGGCGGCACACACCCAACTCCGCCTCGCTCGAACCCTGATCGCCGACCAACGCCTGCCCTGGGAACGACCCCTGACCACCACCACCCTGACCCCGTTCCGGGTCCGACGAGGTTTCCGCAGCCTGCACCCACACCTACCCACACCAGCCAAGCCACCGAAACCCTCCCGACCAGGACCAGGACGACCAAGAGGCAGCCGCAACCAGCAACCAACCCCACGCCACAAAACGATCATCAAGCGACGCAAACGCACGAAGCGTTAAATCGCCAGCGACGCCGGATGCAGCAGTATCCCTGGAACTGCCGATGAGTCCGGGCGGCGGGGCCATCTTCGTGATCAGGGTCGGGCTGCGGACCGCCCCGGCACCCGTGGTGGTGGGCAACCGAGGTGGAAATGCGCTCTCGGCCGGCGCGTGACGGCCTGGGTCTTGTTCGCGGGTGCCGGAATACGCGGGAGTTGCCGTCACCCGCCCGCTGCGGGCGGTGCCGTCTGCGCCTGGTGCGCCGCGGCCAGGCGTTTCGGCGCTCGGGCGTACCAGGCTTCGACGATCAGCTCGGTCAGCTCGGTGACGTCGATCCGGTCCAGCCGGACCAGCACCGACGGGTAGCCGTCGAAGTGCGGCGTGGTGAAGAAGAGGCCGGGGTCGTTGTCGAGCAGCGCCTCCTTGACACCGAGGTCCGCCACCCGGACCCCGAGGATGGGACCGTCCGGTGCGGCCGGACCGAGGTCGTGGAGTTCCTTGCCGCGGAGCGGGCGCTCCCAGACGAACGGCTTGTCCTTCACCCGCCAGGCGGCCACGCCGTCATAGGAGGGCCGCTCGCTGGTCTCCGGCAGGCCCAGCGCGATCCGGCGTACGTCGTCCCAACTGGCCACCTCCCGACGGTACGC
Proteins encoded in this region:
- a CDS encoding acetyl-CoA carboxylase carboxyltransferase subunit alpha; this encodes MTATAPSGESLWSRCGGCAALLYRKRLRRNLDVCPECGLHARLAAPERVSQLVDPGSFRPLPDRPAEVDPIGFVDVLPYPHRLAAARADTGLPEAVLCGTATIGGSRCALAVMDFRFLGGSLGCAVGELITRTAEQALELAVPLVLVTASGGARMQEGALSLMQMATVSQAMAALREVGLPTISVLTDPTYGGVAASFATSADLVLAESGARMGFAGPRVIRQVTGRKLPEGFQTAEFLLRHGQVDMVVPRHALRARLATLLAATGRRATNRPGATAPPPEVARPLPTSRTPVCDAWETVRLARHPGRPTTLDYLETTFDGFTELHGDRLGGDCPAVVGGLARLDGRHLMVIGHQKGHTTAELAARNFGMATPAGHRKALRLMRLAARLGLPVVTLVDTPGADPGVEAEEHGQAAAIAENILTLSALPTPVVTLVTGEGGSGGALALAVADRVLMLQHAVYSVISPEGCAAILWPGRTAAPQAARALRLTAPDLCRLGIVDEVVPEPDGSAADDPEATARTVRQALLANLLPLLEVPAVTLVQRRRRRFRRFGADRAGTRAGAR
- the accB gene encoding acetyl-CoA carboxylase biotin carboxyl carrier protein, which codes for MSAVPTAAAAPEPARLPTADAALAELRRHAQQVIVELADPVRRLRLRLGDAELEVEWDRPVGSGVPAGPTDSGMAAPAVRPRTAPAPPLTTAVEPSAAPSAAIPATRMSVHSPMVGTFYRSPQPGAAPFVAVGDLVRPGQVVGIVEAMKLMNEIVADRPGRVAEVLVADGQPVEYDQPLVALDPA
- a CDS encoding acetyl-CoA carboxylase biotin carboxylase subunit → MFSKVLIANRGEIALRILRACKELGIRTAVVYSTADADSAAVRLADEAVRIGPSASRRSYLNAAAVVEAARKVGAQAVHPGYGFLSEDADFAEICADNGLTFVGPPPHVMSVLADKSSARALMSRAGLPLAPGAVQPVPTAAEAAAIAAEVGYPVIIKAAAGGGGRGMAVVRTPADLPRAYARTRAAAQAAFGDDRVYVERYLTDARHVEVQLLCDSHGNGVHLGTRDCSVQRRHQKLVEEAPAPALSPATLDAIASTALRGALDVGFTGAGTVEFLVDTEERFHFLEINCRIQVEHPVTEMITGIDLVHEQFHVAAGSPLRWRQEDVRFTGVGIECRVNVEDPDRDFAPTPGRLDRFVPPGGPFTRVDTHGHPGYLVGPHYDSLLAKVAVWAPDRDLALNRLDRALGEFEISGPGMRTTIPFVRRVLDDAEFRKGRHSTGLVDRLIAAPTSAHPRRKR
- a CDS encoding SRPBCC family protein — protein: MTVTDGGSLTTEITDILVTNCGLDPDAAARAPAASLEELGMDSLALLELSAVVADRWQVSIPEQAAQLSIPAVADLVARRADPPGHTENSIVIAAPLELVWSVTNDVAGWPDLFTEYARAEILDRDGETVRFRLTMHPDENGVAWSWVSERTADPATRQVQARRVETGPFEYMRIRWTYTEEPDGVRMTWVQDFAMKPTAPVDNAGMTERINTNSAVQLTVIKERVERLARHRTTTLTGTASATGSTAPSATGADDE
- a CDS encoding cupin domain-containing protein; this translates as MSDLALVAARDVPADRRRGGELRVLLGPRTVGSTSGFMGVATMAPGERIAEHYHPYSEEFLYVARGAITVDLDDEPVPLAAGEALFVARNVRHRLRNTGHLPAEVVFHLGPLAPRPELGHVDTELVEQRDRS
- a CDS encoding beta-ketoacyl-[acyl-carrier-protein] synthase family protein, whose translation is MTSRRTVVTGVGVVAPGGVTRDRFWKSITEGRTATRRISFFDPSPFRSQIAAECDFDPDAAGLTPAQRQRADRYVQFALACAAEAVADSGLDLTDAERDRTAVVLGTAVGGTMALEQEYVTVSDSGRRWLVDAALGGPYLYPALMPSSLAADVACRHGLHGPAQVISTGCTSGIDAIGYAHQLVVDGEADIVLAGAADSPISPVTVASFDAIKATSPDNDDPAHASRPFDADRHGFVLAEGAAVLVLEEAGHAARRGAHVYCEVAGYASRSNGFHMTGLRPDGLEMGLAITDALRQARLMPEDVSYISAHGSGTRQNDRHETAAFKRSLGAAAYRVPISSIKSMVGHSLGAIGAIEMAACALAIEFGVVPPTANWATRDPECDLDYVPNEAREVPVDVALSVGSGFGGFQSAMLFRRLARDVTP
- a CDS encoding beta-ketoacyl synthase N-terminal-like domain-containing protein, whose translation is MTGGRAVITGVGVVAPSGVGADAHWRTVLTGRRRTGPISLFDASGYPTRLGGEVADFDPARYADNRALVQTDRWTHLGFAATALALADAGLPERAADPYGWAVTLASASGGNLFGQRELQRLWSSPSRTVGAYQSIAWFYAASVGQLSIRHQAKGPCGVLVAESAGGLDSLAHAVRTVRRGASVVLAGATECPLSPYALACQLRSGLLSEVADPEHAYRPFDATASGYLPAEGGAVFVVEALDHAQARGARSYGEVTGWGATHDAAHTTSDSAGDPHQYARAMRLALGRAGVEADEVDVVVPDALGVPRYDRAEASALRAVFGARTPPVSTHKELTGRAHQGGSALDVATALLAFAHDTLPASAGPEVVAEGCELDFLRAPRRPRTRLALVCARGFDGFNSALVLRGAPPAGEEG
- a CDS encoding antibiotic biosynthesis monooxygenase family protein, with product MTRARVVFLVRVPDERTEDFLRAYEAVRHLVADGVPGHLVDQVCRSSTDPEQWLITSEWTSLADFEAWERSPEHRELVRPMRECFTDARSLRFHIHAQTPVPAGTPG
- a CDS encoding sialidase family protein encodes the protein MIIRPATTEVRALRRIGDTAPHSAFTDLVRYAGNWFCAFRQGRSHLSDDGVLRVLTSSDGQSWQTAAVLAQAGVDLRDPRFVPRPDGRLQLLAAAATGTPKRFRTVTAVSDDGQRWDEPRPVGEPDVWVWQAAWCGDAMYGIGYATREPRFVRLYRSEDGFDLRPVVRTLFSGGYPNESGLVFDPDGTATCLLRRDGGTATAQLGRARPPYREWTWTDLGVRVGGPALCRLPDGTLVAGVRLHDGAVRTAICAVDVARGRLRELVTLPSGGDSSYPGLAWHDERLYVSYYSSHEGRSCVYLAEVDLGSR
- a CDS encoding MmcQ/YjbR family DNA-binding protein; amino-acid sequence: MASWDDVRRIALGLPETSERPSYDGVAAWRVKDKPFVWERPLRGKELHDLGPAAPDGPILGVRVADLGVKEALLDNDPGLFFTTPHFDGYPSVLVRLDRIDVTELTELIVEAWYARAPKRLAAAHQAQTAPPAAGG